The Suncus etruscus isolate mSunEtr1 chromosome 15, mSunEtr1.pri.cur, whole genome shotgun sequence genome contains the following window.
CCTTTCTAGATtccttttattgtgtgtgtgtgtgtgtgtgtgtgtgtgtgtgtgtgtgtgtgtgtatgtgtatgtgtgagtcacacctggtggcaatgaaaaggtactcctggctctatgctctgaaatctcttcaggcaagttcaggggaccatatcagatgatggggtttgaaccacagtattcctgcatgcaaggcaaacatcctatctccatgctatatctacAGTCCCACgtgtttagattctttttttttttttttttttttttttggtttttgggctacacccggtgatgctcaggggttactcctggctatgtgctcagaagtagctcctggcttgggggaccatatgggacaccgggtgatcgaaccgcggtccgtcctaggctagcgctggcaaggcacgcaccttacctctagcgccaccaccggCCCGTGTTTAGATTCTTAATGGTGGCCGTGGTAGAGAAAAAACCAGGTGGCAATGTGTGatgtgtctgtcctggatctcaGTGTTCAGCATGGGCCCTGAGAAAAACACCAAGCTGTTCCTGAAGTTCCTCTCTGAGCACTTGCTATTTAAGACCCTTTCAAGAGTGCTATTCTCCCATGCAGAAAGTTCTCAGAAAATCTTCAAGGATCAAGATATTACtcaggtttttttgtgtgtgtgtcacccCCAGGGCACAGAGgttccttttggctctgtgctcagaaatccctcctgacaaactgggagaatcatatgggaagccagtggtccaatccaggttggccatgggcATGGCAAGTGCTGTACCTACCGCCTATGACATCCTGGTAGCCCCCCAGGTTCATGGAGGAACAAACACAGGAAAAGAACCTTTTGGGAATCAGAAAATTCTAGGGAGCCTGGCAGCACCCTTGGAGATTCAATTCCTAAAGACGAGTGGAGGAGCAATCCTTTCTCCCCTCTGAGCCCAAAGGCTCCAGTTGAACAACTTCTTGGGACATCCTGGCATTGAGAGGATTTTGCTTCTTTCACAAGCCCAGGTTGGCTCTTGACCTAGGGTCTCAATGCACCTGACCTACCATCTAAGACATTGGTCAACACTTAGGAGTGCCAACTGTAGGGGAGAATTGAGAACTTCACTAGAACCTCCACAGTCACACCGGGTCCCATAATAGGGAGTCTCATGGAGGAACTGAGGTGGTAGTTAGGCTGGGGAAGGGCCTGCCAGGCATTGGAGGCCAGGTCATGCTGGCTCTGGCATGGGAATACCACTAGGGAGGAGTCCTTGCTTTCAAGGCAGCTCTAGTTGGGTTGGGCGTTACAGCACCATCTCTGGCACTTGCCacctttttgtttggggatcacacctggcagtgctcaggtgtgaattcctggctctgcccttggaGGCTGTGTTcaagagtgggtgggtgggtgaattcCACAGAGAATACCCACTTCCTGCTCCTAAGACCTATTTAATCTCAGCATTGCTCGTGGGCTTCCTTCCATCTGTTTTCTGCAGAATCCCCATGACTGTTTGGAACCCCTGCTCTGGTGCTTCAGAAGGAACCTGAAGGCGATCTGCTTGCCCTGGCCTTACAAtggcacctggtggtgctggccATGTAGAAGATACTTCCCAGCTCATCGTTCCCAAAGAGTTTGAAACAGCTGAGACATTCAAAAATAGAGATAACATTGCCAGTATTCGTAGCTTATTGCTACAAAAAAGGCTTCATAATTTTGAGTTGGCATGTTTAGCCAACATTTGCCCAGAAACAGCTGAGGAGGCCAAGGCTCAAATCCCAAGCCTCGAGGGGCGGTTTGAAGTGGAGAAGATACAGCAGATTCTTGATGCCATCCAGACTAGACACAGCTTCCAGTATTAAACACCAGCTATCACTGGTGCTAAGGGAATCATCCTTCCTAGTGGAACTCCCTGGCCCTAGGATCTGGCCCAGCTTGGACAGAAAACTGATTGCAGAAGACACCCAATTTCTTCCACTTGTTCCTCCCAGGACACATTAAATTCAAGCCCTATTCTTGGAAGTCTGTGTTTTCTGCACGATTGAGGTGACTGGTGCTTCTCAAGGGGAAAATGCCTAAAGTCAAAAAAGAAGCATAAAAGCACCCCCAGTTGGCTGGGGGGTAATTGAATCCAATTTGGGTGAGTTGGATCAGAAGATGAGTAAAACTGAAACAGTGTtttgagggaaagaggaaggtggagtctctctggcccatctttttGGTCAACCACCAGAAAACACACTTCGTTTTCGACCTCCTCTACAAGCAGAAAGCCATCACCAGAGAGATGTACAAATTCTGCATCCAAGAAGGCTATGTGGAGAAGAACCTCATTGTTAAATGGAAGAAACAAGGCTACAAGAACCTCTGCTGCCTCTGCGAATTCAGACCCATGACACCAACTTTGGCACCAACTGCATTTGCCATGTCCCCATGAGCAAGCTGAAAGTGACTAGAACCATTGAGTGCAAGCACCGTGACTGCTGGGGCTGTTCTAGTTGAGACACCCCCCACCGTACCCCTATCTCCTTGGACTTGAACTTGGCCTGTTCTGCAGATACCTCTCAGTGCTACTCCCAGAGCAGGGGCAATGGCTTCTACTGGGGAGACCTCAGAAGTTCCCATGTGGTTGTAGCAATAAACCAGATAAACCCTTCCAAAAGAAGCTCATCACTACCCAGACTGGCACTCTCTGTGTACCAGTTGTTCAAGatgatctttttctaatttttaaccaCCATATATCTCTGGGGGACTAAGAAATTCATGATGGTATGAGCCTGGAGCTTTACTAATAAAAGCAcaatttctcccccacccctggccTGTCCCTTTCTTCGCACCTTatttccctctcccccctctggTATATCACCtgccttttctttgtttgggggccacacatggtgatgtgcagggtttactcctgtctatgaactcagagatcgctcctggcttgggggacaatatgggacgctgagggaatTAGAGAAACAAGTATAGATGTACCAAACACCTGAGACCAAGTCTCAAGTTCCCAACAGCTACAATTTTGCAGGGGCTGAGGGCGTATGTCAACctaccatccccccccccccaaattatcccGGGTCGGGATGGGGAGGTCTTGTACTGTAGCTACAAGACATGGAACCTGGAGAATCTGCAACTGCCTAATCACAGACAAGACAATTCAACTATTATTAACCCCTTCCTGAGGGGAATTATACCCCTCAGTCTCCCAAGGGTGTGGAAGTTGGGCCACGACTTGACTTTGGAAAAGATAGGGGAAGTAAGGGCAACTCTGGGGTAACAGATCTTACACTACTACTCACCAATTTCCCATCCATGGCCTTGATTAACACCTCATGGATCAGGCCTAGAGGGTTACACGAtggcataaaatttttttctagagcaGTGAATCAGAAAGGAAAGTCTTAGAAACAGAAGATGAAGAGACTGAGCAGCCTTGACATGCCTTAACATGCCCCCTTTctcttttcacattttttctctttctctttcttctcctcttcttcagaTGCAGTTCTAGGAAGACTTCTTGCAGGGGTGCTAAAACCTAGAAATCTGACCTTAAGATACTTTATAACAGTGCTTTCTCCCcaattaaaatcaagaaaaattttctaaaattcagaATTTCACAAGAGATCTAGAAAGCCCAGTTTCCCCCTTCTACTAAAATGAAAGCTcccagggtcagagtgatagcatagctgtagggagTAGTTTTC
Protein-coding sequences here:
- the LOC126030673 gene encoding DNA-directed RNA polymerase II subunit RPB4-like is translated as MAPGGAGHVEDTSQLIVPKEFETAETFKNRDNIASIRSLLLQKRLHNFELACLANICPETAEEAKAQIPSLEGRFEVEKIQQILDAIQTRHSFQY